GGATTCGATTTAGTATAATATACAGTCGTGCCTGCCGTGgcaaaataaagataaatcAGTCAAGTAGGCATGGAAGCTGGAATTTAAGTGGTTGGAATTTGCCGCTCAGAAAAAAATGCTGCCGAACCCCCGACCTTATCCATTACATGTGTCTCTACAGTGATTGAATCAACTGGATAGATAGATGGATCAATTTTCTGgacggaaaaattttctattacTGTGTAGCAAGTTAATTCTAGACGCATTGTATAAGTAACTCTGCCCAACGAAATCGACCCATTACCCAGTGTAGCGATCACAAAATgtgtttttttaatatacatattttaccCTCCATTACCCTTGTTACATTTCGCATACTATTATCATCCTTCACCTGGTACTTATACGCATACATTCGAAAGGACTTATTCGCGAATCGAATTACATCACGGTCTTGAGTTTCGTATACATCAGGGATATTGTTTTTCGCTCCCATATCCAGTACATACTTGTTGCTATGCTTCAATGCATCGTATTACTGATATTATTGATAATACTGGTTCGCTGCCTTGATTTTAAATCGTTCGTTGAACACTTGAACCTCTCATCTGTATTGACGTGATATTTGATAGTAGTAAATACCTGTAAATCTCTTGCCATCGTGACATCAAACACTTTACGTAATCCAGGTAAATCCAGTGGCGGAACAAGGTCTGGAAGCGATTCGGAAAGCGACcgtgacgatgacgacgactCCGCTGAATCCTTGACGAACGGTGTTATTCTGACAGCCCGGTCGAAACCCAAAAAGCGCGTGGTAATTCCGAAATCGAAGAAGCAGCCTAACATCGTTTACACCAACGCACAGCTAACTGGCCTCCTCAAAGACGTGATTGCGAAGAGTAAGAGTCCTGGTGTTACTTCTCACGCGAAGAAAACGGATACGACAGTGTTGTgcgttttcctttttttgtctAGACGAGACGCAGGATGCCTTGGAGTGGCTGAAAGAGTCGCTTGAGGACGTTCTCGAGGATCGCGACGAAGAATCGAACGAAGGCGTCCCGTTGGTACCGGTAACCGACTTTGCAAACGCGGCCATGGACTCTCCGAGTTTTCAACGGCTTCTACGCGCCCTGGGAATCGAGCCACCCGCCGACGAACAAGAAACTTACTGGCGCATTCCGTCCAACATGCTAAGTTCCACCATCCGAAAGCGAATCGAGCTCATTGCTGACGCTCTGGATGGTAAACTCGTCGACGAAGGTTCGTTTCAGTTCGCCGAACCGTTTTTGCCGACCTCTAGGTGAATCCcctttaacatttttatactttttcatcttcatcCTTTTTATTCAGAGACACCCGAACCCGTCGCTCTGGAGCCGGTCAATGAAGAGGACGACAGCGCTGACGAAGGTGGTGACGTCTTTGAgagcgtaaaaaaattttttgccccAAAGTCCAACAGTTACGAAGGTTTGTCAGACCGAACGCAGCGTCACTTTCAGTATCTAGGCAACAAAATATCAACGCATGTATGGGATGCCTTTCAATGATAATCACTTTGTACCCAACGCAGTACAAGATTCGCCTCCGAATAGCAGTGGGAATGACTTAGGCAAAATAGCAAGGAAAGGGACCGTCTCGGGACCAGAGGAACACGAAACTCAGGAAGTGGTTAGTCTCGACAGCAACAGCGTAGCTACGGTCGGTGAGTAAGATTGGAAGTGTTACCCTCGGGTCAGGCATTTACCTTAGTGAAACCGGGACACGTTCTTTTCATTTGCCGATCTTTCGTAAGGACAGTAGAAGGATTGTTTTCTCGTTAGAAACCCAGTCCCAGTGCGATCGATAATTAACGAGTGAATTAAAAAGCTCGTAAAGAACAGTTGTCTGGTATAAACCTCGATGGGTCGATTAAACATTCGCAATTAAACTAACAAGTCACATTGTTTCGACTGTAACAGCGATGGTAATGATGATGACGTTCTCTGCGTAACGGTAAAGCAATCAAATTTCAGATGATGGGTGGAACAGAACAAACAACAGTCGTATCAAAGCTTCGATTCTGGATTCAGATTCGGAAGTTGAAGTAAGCGAGGAACGGGAAGAAACAATCATTTCGGGTAATGTCTATACTTTTAATGTGAAATATTTCGTGTGAAAAACCACCGAGTTGAGTAGAACTCTGACAATATTCCCATTACCAGTTTACTCGTCCGTGGTACAATTACTAATAATCGACTATGTTTTTGCCCGGTGTCAGACGAAGCCAAGCGAGTTAGATCCGATAATTCGGATACGGAGTCACCTGCGGTAAAAAAACGTCGTTTGGTGGACAGCGACGACGAGATGGACGAAGGTACGGCTCAGGAGCCAAAGCCGCAGCGGCAAATCATGATTAGTGATGATGAGGACTAGTTCGGTTTCAAAATGTTAATTCAATAACGCTATCGGtcgttaaataaaattcatttcttcaGATCCCTCCTGCCCGTCCATTGACCGCACGCCGTCCCGTTTCCATTGCAACCCATCTGAGTTTCACCCTCGAAGGCTGCTGCCATCTTACGACTTTTTTCTAGGCAAGTGGACTCGGCTGATGTTCGCTACCGCGGGATAAATCGGGCGATAATCTATACCCGATGAAATATTGGTGAAGAGAAATTGAGCAAGTCAGCCAGTACGTAAGTAAGTACCAATCAGTACATGAAGATGCACAGGTGTCAGCCTCGCCAGATATGTACCGTGATTCCCTTATTCCCATACACCGTACGATCGCGGTCGGTGCTTTTCGTCAAAGATTACAAGATCCTCATTCAGGTGGGTAACGTCGTGACCGTAAGAGTCCCGCTCGCCCGGGTACGTTGGATTTAGCCGTTAAGGGTATCGAGGGAAAAACAGTTCCCGAAAGGCGTCCACATTTCGCCAAAGACCCACAAGGCGAACATATCGGCCAGGAGGCGGTACCGACGCTGCTCTCGTCTCGATCCTCGCTCCGGCTACTCTGCGTCCTCATGATTGCCCGATACTTGGTTAGCCAGCGCGGATGACTTTGCGTCTTTTGATGGGCAGGTGAGTGGCTCCGTTGCGGGTGTCAATGATACACCGTCTCGTAGTCCAGGCCTCAGGGCCGACGGAGATGACGCTGAAGACGCTTTGGTGGAGGGCGAACTTCTACGTGATTCACACGTGACGCATACCGATCTCTGCCTTAGAGAGCCCGCATCCCGCGGATTCTGAATCAGGAGATTAGGAAGCTTGAGGAGCCCAAAGGTTGGCTGTGTCTCGTCCCTCTGCCTAGGGTCGCGGTGTGCAGCGCGTTTAAACATCCGTAGATCCCCACTCCGACTTCGATACTGAGTTGTAACGTAGAATCTACTCATCACTGAGGATCTACTTGGAGAAAAGGCGTGACGATGACACTGGACCGGGTAAGTAGGCGCCAATAACGGGCGAGAGACAACCACGTGCATTCGGCAGTCGCCTACAAAGTATCAGGCGCTCAGCAAAGCATTGGAGCTCAGCTCGACCCCCTCTTGACTCATACTCTCCTGATCAAAGCGCGGGTTTCGTACACGGTTGTGGGTGGCCCTCGGCCGGCCGACCAGCGATTCAGACGCGTGGGGGAGTCTGATTGTGAGAATCTTTCCATTCGGGTAACAAAATAAATCACAAGTCATCACGATTTTGCGTCTGCTTCATGTTCGCTTGCCAGAGCCCAGAACTGTTCTAggataatcgattatttcggaTTACTTAGAGAAAAATCCGTCTCGGTATTCGATCGTGACtatctatatctatatctTGGGTAATTATGAAATGTGTAGTAACATACGCGCGATTTTCTATCTTTAACACTTGACAATTAATCTACGCTCCACGTTTCTGCACGTTCCATTTCGGACTCTTCGTTGTAGCCGCTTCACTCCATCTATCGGGGATTGGGTTGCCTGCGCTGATGGAGTTGGACTGGAAGGTAATAAGTTAGTTATTAACTTTATAACGAGGAACGTGATTTTGTGAGTCGTATATTTCAAGGCTTTGTCAACAGTCGGTCAGTAGGCATGCTGGACTCTTTTAAGCTTTGAGAAGTTTCAACCAATAAACTTACCAAATTACACTCTTACATTAATCCATGTCgctaatttcttttcaatgaacttaaaataatttttaccaagGACAAAATGCTTCAGATAATAATCAACAAACGTGCGTTTTCGTGATCATAAATATACAGTAACTATTTTACATTCATACTTGGTACATGTTTTACATCACTCTCGAAGCCTAGCCGAAGGAAGGCAGATCTGTAAAAAGCCATGCTACACACCTGAAACTTCCCTTTCTCCGACAAACGCTACGACGAGTACCATACCTGGTTATATTAGAGGTTGGATCGTTCCCCGTCGCGTCGATGCGCGAGGCGCCGATGCCGTGGCAAAGCCAGAGCAGATCCGGGTGCGTCGAAATAGGTGATCACGCACGCCAAGTGCGCACCGGGTGCGCGAGTCATCTGCGGCGCGTCGCCTTTTTACCAGGATACCAGTACACGCGAGAAGCCGTTCCGTAAGCTATGAAACGAACGAGCGCTTGCGCTTGTACCTCTATCTTTTCCTCATGCGATCACTGCTGCCGTTGGGCTGGCTTCGGGCCGACCAGCCACTCTCGACTTCCACTTATTGCCGCTACGCTCGACCCACCCTGGCGATTTTCACTGGCTCCCTTGCAATAGTAGCGACATGTACGGCGTAGCCATTCTTAATTCACACTCTGATATCTGGCGCTACGTCTATTACGCCGAGTTTACTTTGGGTTTATAATGACCTATACGCTAGTAGACTTTCCGAACTTAGATTATgatccgaattttttttcgtcttttttctATTCCGCGCCGACTTCTCGGAGCACCGCTGAATATGAAAATGCAGCTCCGACCACCTAGAATATCCGTTACATCACAATTTAACCTGGTTCTTTGCGATGCATTTTGATAGCATAAAGTGATTGCAATCATTCACTTACTGCACGATAAGTTCGTAACGAAAGAACGTAGAAAGGCCCACCGGTTAATTGAACGTGCCGTTGAGCTCTGACCATTATTTCACGCACTATAAATCCGATAGATTTTCTGTCAGATGCAgagtttttttcatcgtcagtCACAGATTCCCAACCAGAGCTGTAAGTCGAATCGCTGATTTTCAGTCCCTAGGAGTAATTAAACACCAATTACTCTCAGAAGTGTACGTGTTGCGTTAGGCAGTGATTAGCATGAATGCATACCAATGTCGTCATGTGATCGGCGtagtaacaaaaaaagaatagcTGAGCAAAGCAAGAGCTGATATATTCCACCATACtccaaatttttgtcacgtttGCAACATCCCCCTAAGTAAAAGATCGCAACATATAATCAACGCTTCCTTGGAAACCGTTTGTTTAATCGTTTACCTTCAGCTTCATAGTCATTACTTCGAAGGAGACCAAACAAAGTATGCCGATGGTTCCGATACACTGAACGAACATCACTGGGCTGGTGACTTTTTGCAAGCCAGccaaaaatctgtaaaaatttcaagtcatttCCTGCAATCAACCTCGAACAATTTTGCCCGTCGAAGCGAAAATCTTCACTGCAACAGCAGAAGTTTTGCAAGCATAGCTAAGTAGAGTTCCAATGTATCAAAGCCGTTAGCTAACCATACAAAATTCTAGCTGTTGTAACAACTTTTGTTTCTATGTGACTATGTTGGAactaaaatttaatgtttttgtttcttccgCGTATCTTCTAATACAAGATTAAAAACTCACGCCAAAATAGCATCGTGATGATTCTTGCTACGGACTAGTTTATTCCGAAGCAAGACACACGTCAGCTTCTTTTTCTCCGAAGATGTCATGGTTGGATAGCTATGCGGCTTGTGTACCAATGCATAATTTAGGTAGCCCAATTGGGCGCATATCATTATCACCAACGTCAGGAACATTATATCATACGCGACACTTCCTATGCTGGAAGCAAGACCGCCCAAAACTTGAATCAAGTAAACGTATCCGTAGACTTCGACCCGATTCAGATCCCACGGACTCCAGCTCTCGTACGGCAGAGTTCTGTCTCTCATCGCCAAACTGACGTCTACTCTACTCAGTTTCCACTTGAAGAACAACGGGTTTAGGCACCAGTGAATGATCCCGTAGGTGACACCTATGACCCAGACGTAACTGAATCGCACGGAAATCTTTCGCGCGGCATTCATTTCCTTCCGAAGTTGCGAATAGTCTAGAAATTGAACGAGTCAGTGAGAAAATTCCCTTTCTTCGAATTCGAACGGTCTTACCTTCGTCCGTTTCGTTATTTCCCAGGCTGAGATGATAGCAATCCTCGAGTAGTCCAACGAGCTGCATGACATCCCGAACTCTCCATGCCAAGTAGATCCACTTGACGAATCCGATCAAGTGAAGCCACAAGGTACTGGCACAGGATACAGCAGTCGCAAGATCCGGAGCTATCCGAAGTTTCATCATCTCTGAAAATCCGAGCATGAAGTTGCACGTCAGGAACACCGCCGTGCTTGAAACTATCAACATGCTTTGCCACTTCGACGAGTTGGCGTCCAATTCCCACATTCGGAATAATTTCAACAAGCGTTTAGTGTGGTCAAAGTATCGACCAAAAGGCACGTCGAGCTTTTCGGCTCTTTTCCTCCCAGCTTCCATTGCATTGCGGATATCGCACCTGCCTCCGGCGTTGAATTCTTCCATTTCAGTAAAAGCTTTCATCGGATCAAAGAACGTGCGAAAAAACGGAGCGATACATCCACAGGGTGATTGTATCGCGTGAAAAGAAACGCCGCCGAGCGTCGAAGAACCGGGTTTCGCGTGTCGGTCGCGCGCTGCGGACGAGAGGTGAGAGACGCGGGTACCGAGAGTCCGGGAGGCGACTACCCGGGGGATGACGTAACCCGTGTAATTGTCGACTGTACACAGGCCCGGAGAGCAGCGATGACGGGAGCTGGCTGGCCCACGTACCGGCTTACGTACACGAGCACAGAGACGTCGAGGGCGAGGACCCCGCGACCAGGATGTCCTCGCTTTCTTCTCTCCTCCTCGCCCTATCTCTCTTCTCTGATGCTTCAAAGATCGAGGACTGCAGCGATAGCCACTTGACCCGTTCGAAGCAGCGACTTGATTTTCACTTGAACTTCAGACTTCTGGAACTAATAGATGTGTTGCGAAGTCAGGCGTTATATTCTGTACCATCTTCAGTGATGGGTACTTACCGCATCTCTGAGACTGGCTAGACCGCGCTTTTTGCGAAGAACTATCATAATGGATTCTTTAATCACCCATGACCTGGAGATACGGGCTATAGATAATGCACGAGCGAAACACGTACTCTGTAATTAGACCGTGTTCACGTTGCAACTTTGACTCATGGCAACTGTTCAATTAGTAACGAGAAAATACCAAGTGCCATTTATTAGTATATTTAGATCGGATTGTGTTGTTGCAATTGCCGGGTCAGTTTCTAGGCCGCTTTCATTATTCTTTCGCCTGAGCATTTATGTTCACATTCCGAACGCACATCGGCAACGAAGTGGATTTAATTATACAGATCAATTCGCGCTTTGTAAAAGTTTCTCTCGGGATGTTAGAATCAGCGAAACGGAATGGTATTCGCGGTACGGGAATGCTTTAATCAAAGGGCAGATCATCAATTAGCTTCTGTTATCAATTTGCTAGGGAATTTTCAAACAAGTACGCGTGCATGTACGATGCAGAAATGTGCAGCTGACGTGTGTGCTAACTAGGATTGCAATTTCCCAACTTGATAGTGAACCGAATCCGAACCGAATGACATTCAATCGTGTTTGAAAAACTTGCGCGTATTTTTCCTAGCCAATTTAATGGACATGAGAACCTAGGTACACGTTGAATAATCAGAGATCCACAATCATTCTGCtgcggaaaaataaatgaaaaataaatatatactgcAGATAAGGGGTCAGCGAGCAGTTTCTTCGACTAACGTGCAGCTGCACCGGTAGCCTCGCTCCCTGTAGCTCGCGGCTAAGGAGTAAGGAATAGCCGGATCCAGCCATCCGCCATGTTGGTGGGGGACTCGATTTTCGGGAGTATCGAACGTTGccctcctcttcctctctccTCCTCCTAAGCCAGCATTTTGCGTCATCCCGCGCAGCGAACAACGAACGAACTCCACGTGGCTGATGGTGCCCTGAAGCCGACGTTGTCCAAAGCGTTGCCAAAATTCGGCAGTGATTGATGGTTCTTAAAGCGGGCTAACTTGCCCCGCGGTCCGTGGCGCTGAACATGGAGCCTCTGCAAACGGTATACCTCATTATAAACCAAGCACGTCTCTTATAGTCGTATTCCTTGGGTCCGTCTTTCCTTCACGTCCGGTATAGCAATATCAGAGGTTCTCCGTTGCACGAAGTGAGGAGGCATTCATGGACCCACCGCAATGAGCACCTGTTCTATCCTCCCATCTCACTTTGAAGATTttcctctcctcctctcccgGCCATCGATCCACTATTACGGTTACGCGATCTGATTAGTCGAGACTTCGAATCTTTCGGAGTATCATTAATTAAGACGATTAACAGAAAAATCAGATTATCCGATGTGAAAACAATAAACGCCGAGAAAAACCGTATGAATATAATAGCAAGTTGGACAAGTAAAGCACCATTATAGACAGTTGGAAATCAAATTACGtgacttttttcaaatgatgAAGAATAGAATTTGGCCAGTTTGTATCAGACTTGTTCGTTCAACAACACTATGTAAACTGAAACTGCAAGCCACCGATTACCAATTAAAACAGCTAAGCGGTAGAACTggatacttttcaaaatttgaacacAATTTTTTGTACGCCATGTTGTAAAAAATGCCCTATCATCAAATGCAAGTTTTTCAAAGACGAAGCTTTTCAATTAGTATTTAGAAAAAAGCTCACTGTCAACATGCAGGTGCCGACGCATGTGTTGTACGCGATACACGAAGATCGCAAGCTCAGCGTTGTTAGGGACCGAAAATTACGCGAATCAGACGGAGTTGGATACTTTTCATTATTGTGGTACCTAAGTGAATCCGGTACATTGTActttgcatatttttattgttcaGCTCGACGCTTGCGAacgttttctctttctctcactctGTGCTTAGATCACTATCTTTATCGCTCAGCGGTGTCTATCGCGAGAGTGAGATTTCGAAACCGCTATTCGGCAACGGAGACCCGCCCGCGAGTTTAGAAGCCAAGAATTTCGCCAGGAGTGAAAGAGTGTCGATCTCGCTGCGGAGGGAACGCAGGGGGAGACCCCCAGGTGAGCCGCCTGGAGCCGCCTCTTCGCAGCGCTGTTTTCCGCTTCCGCAGCAACATGCACGCCGCTTTATTAACAACAATTAACATTCACGCGTTGTTTATTCGCGCCTTTTCAAACTTAAAATAATATGCATACGTACGGGCGTACAGCCGCTCGAACTTCGTTGTTTATTGCCATATCTGAAGGCAATCGCAGCAGTTCACCTATAACGTACACTAAATAAGTATGATTAGACATCAACGGAATAGCTTCAATTCATCACGTCATTCGCCTTACTAATTCTATAGCACCGGTATAGTCCCCACAGTCGCAAAAGATGATACAGATTCGGGGTCTTCTATCCATCAAGCGGTTACGGAAAGTTTTCATACATGTTCATGCATACGTTATACCTACAGCGTTTCGCCGAATATCATTCGTCAACCCGTTTCAATTTGTGCTAGAGGTGGTTCTCTCCGGGATATTAACTTTCATACCGCAAAGACTCCCGCCCCTGAACCTCTACCGAAAACGGAAGAGGACGAAGAGGATTGCGAAGAGGGAAATCGCACGAAGTCAGGCGTCGCCTACCCAGGAGCCATGTCGCTAAAAAGGTAGCCACCATCAATTTCACCCGAGGGAAAGTATGGGGAGTTGAATTCGCTGATTCAGAGACCTTTTCGCGACGTGACAAGGACAGATTGGTGAGTTGCAATCATGAAAAAAGACGAGGTGATGGAGAATCAAATTTCACATCAATCAATCATTAAATGAAGTTCGATATGCAATCTGAATATcaggaaaaaaagtttcgttaCTTTAATCTGATCGATAGTAGGGGTCTACCAATTCGATGTAATTACCTCTCTGAAGATCCTTTGATGTCTACTAATGAATTGCCCAACGGGATTAATGGATACTCGCATGAAACACCTGCCGACCAGGCGGAATAATTTACCTACGTCTGTATACTTATCTGCTGCCGGGTCCCGAGGGATCCGTACAAAGCGGCGGCCATCCGTCGAGGTCCGCTGGTACCAGGCAAGCAGCCAACCGTCGTCGTCGAGGATCGCGACGTTGCGTCATCATCGAAAAGAATGGAGCttaattctctctctctctctctctctctcagtcTTGCTTTGATCCCAAGCCCTTTGAGCATAAATTGGACCATTAGCTTGATGGAACTCGTCTATGTACATACACCCAATCCTTTCGAAATGTGTAGGCAGCGcatcaattattcaaacgGTGATGAACCTGTCCGAGCTTTTTCGTTCTCGTTAACATCGATCAGTCATTCTGACGGCATTTCGCGCTTTTGTTTGAACTTCTCAGGGTAAAGAGAAGGAATATCGAATGCAACGATCGACTTCCATCCTTCTCGCGAACGTCGGCAACGCATGCTATCACCTTCTCCGTCTCGCGCACAGCTGCAGATAGACCGTGATCGCCGCCAAGCTCGACGCACACACGGAGGACGCTGTCGCGCGATTTCGATACTCGGGAGAAGCAGGAGCGACTAGCACAACGGACATGAATTCCTGTTACAAAGATTTACCGGTCTTCGGTTATGTTTGATGCACCATTGTGTTTCTGCTTACGGTAGGTTAGTTGCATTACGAGCGTCACGCGCGACGTCAGCCCCTCGCGTAATCGGGTGACGACGTAGTTTCGCCTGGGGGCTCGTCATCGGATAATTTCGCTCTTCGACGAGCTTCGGCGTTGCTCTCCTTTGGAACCCAAGCCAAAGCAGACGCGTCGTTACCGAacgcataaaaattttttcgggGAAATCACCAGCGCAGGGTATACGATTCGCATCGTCGATCAACATAGGATTGAAATTAgataattgataattattccACTCTTTGAATGCATTTCATTGAATAACAGACTACGCCCTTTTTTCTCCTGTTATTTGATCTTGGAAATagagaataaattttcaccctaAGAATATCGTAACTATCGATTATTGATCACCGCAGTGACAAATTATCAAAACTTATTATGTCAGGCGTTGGAATACTCGGTTATTCTAACGCCTAAAACCACCCTTTGCACAAGAAACAAATAgttgaaataacaatttttatgcCAAGCGGTCTGATTACGAACAATTGAACTTGTTAATATTGAATCGTTACAAACTTAGAACCTGAAACCAACTGTGTTATCGTATTGTTTGACCTACAACACGCGACCTGTTTTAACTCCGAGGGACGTTTATCGCGAAACGCGatgatgtaataaatattGGCGGACGGCCGTCGATCTTCCATCGTCAGTTCAGCATACGTCATCCGTCTGGGCTTGCGGCCGCCCGAGATAGTGGCGTCAACGCCAGAAGGAAATGCGACAAGCAAACAGTATCGGAACCAGGCGAGCACAACTAACGGGGAGCTGGTCGGTGCTGGTCGGCCTTCGCGGTCTAGCTAGACGCTGAACGTTTTCACTGCTTGACCTACTCGGCGGTCATATAATCGTATAATCTCTCTCTACCTTAACACCGCTGTCTTGCGGTTTAAGCCGCAGGATTACCTGCCGGAAATAAAGTGTAGTAAATCACAGCGGAGCCGTGAAACTGCCTAGAAAACGTCTCAAGGGCTCCCTTATTTTTTCCTGCACAATTCTTTCAAGTCCAAAATCGTTTCTTAATTTGCAATGCACTCGGTATTATCTTACTTTTCAAACCTGTGACGAAACATCGACGATCCCGGCGTGTCAAACTGCAGTCGATAGATAACATTCCGCCAAACTCGAGgcggtaattattatttttactgacAATAAGAGTGAGACGTGCATTTCAGCCGATGATGAGGTAATGTTAATAACTTATCGAGTCTGGGACGCGATTGCCGTAGGTAAGGTCGGGGCCGATGATATTTTTCTAACAGAGTTACAGAACCGCGAGAAGCTTGCTTCGCGGTATACTGTCGGTGTAGGATGAAACTTTCGCTACTGTTTGATTAATCGTAAGCCGTTACATCACGAGCCTCTCGATCCAACGGGCATGATAGGTTTGACTCTTGCAAGGTCACAAAATATCGCCGCTTGAATTATCTTGCGCAAAGTTTCGACGTCAAAATGTGCAACGTACCTGCTTATCTTGCTAAACTGCAAT
Above is a genomic segment from Neodiprion pinetum isolate iyNeoPine1 chromosome 1, iyNeoPine1.2, whole genome shotgun sequence containing:
- the LOC124216358 gene encoding odorant receptor 85c-like, with protein sequence MKAFTEMEEFNAGGRCDIRNAMEAGRKRAEKLDVPFGRYFDHTKRLLKLFRMWELDANSSKWQSMLIVSSTAVFLTCNFMLGFSEMMKLRIAPDLATAVSCASTLWLHLIGFVKWIYLAWRVRDVMQLVGLLEDCYHLSLGNNETDEDYSQLRKEMNAARKISVRFSYVWVIGVTYGIIHWCLNPLFFKWKLSRVDVSLAMRDRTLPYESWSPWDLNRVEVYGYVYLIQVLGGLASSIGSVAYDIMFLTLVIMICAQLGYLNYALVHKPHSYPTMTSSEKKKLTCVLLRNKLVRSKNHHDAILAFLAGLQKVTSPVMFVQCIGTIGILCLVSFEVMTMKLKGDVANVTKIWSMVEYISSCFAQLFFFCYYADHMTTLGLKISDSTYSSGWESVTDDEKNSASDRKSIGFIVREIMVRAQRHVQLTGGPFYVLSLRTYRAVVGAAFSYSAVLREVGAE